From a region of the Malania oleifera isolate guangnan ecotype guangnan chromosome 12, ASM2987363v1, whole genome shotgun sequence genome:
- the LOC131144759 gene encoding non-specific lipid transfer protein GPI-anchored 1: MARASPAMRLWMTAALMAGVLVGLCGSAGLQEQCSSAFEKVANCLGYTTGKAAAPTKECCTSVGEMRSSQPACLCFFILETHKGSPQIKQLGVQEAKLLELPSACKLVNASITDCPKQLNIPSTSPDYSIFTKNATSSANATATPETSSPPSSDGSKHEPHLTGPVLISVASTLLIYAFSEGLVSKFYAV; the protein is encoded by the exons ATGGCGAGAGCTTCGCCGGCGATGCGGCTTTGGATGACGGCGGCGTTGATGGCGGGTGTGCTGGTGGGGCTTTGCGGGTCGGCGGGGCTGCAGGAGCAGTGCAGCAGCGCGTTCGAGAAGGTCGCGAACTGCCTGGGTTACACGACTGGGAAGGCAGCGGCGCCGACGAAGGAGTGCTGCACCTCGGTGGGGGAGATGAGGAGCAGCCAACCGGCGTGCCTCTGCTTCTTCATCCTCGAAACTCACAAGGGGAGCCCACAGATCAAGCAGCTCGGTGTTCAGGAGGCCAAGCTGCTCGAGCTCCCCTCCGCCTGCAAACTAGTTAACGCCAGCATCACGGACTGCCCCA AGCAACTGAATATACCCTCAACCTCTCCTGATTATTCGATCTTCACGAAAAACGCAACGTCATCGGCAAATGCCACCGCAACACCCGAAACTTCTTCCCCGCCGAGCAGCGACGGGTCTAAACACGAACCCCACCTCACAGGCCCCGTGCTGATCTCCGTGGCCTCGACTCTCCTCATTTACGCATTCTCGGAGGGGCTTGTCTCCAAGTTTTATGCAGTTTAA